The DNA sequence TTAATTTTTGTTTAACAACTATTTATTATGAGTGTGAAATTATTCTTCTTTTTCAGATAAGGTTTTAACCAAACCGGCAATGGTATTTCCACCGGATTTAAGGGCAGAAACAACATTTTTAATTGGAGATTGAAGTAATCCAATAATTTCTCCAATAAGCTCTTCTCTGGATTTAAGATTTGCCAATGTTTCTAATTGAGCATCTCCTACAAATACTGCAGAATCAATCCAAGCAGCTTTTAGTAATGGTTTTTCAGTTTTCTTTCTGAAATTTTGTATTAATTTAGCCGGAGCATTTCCTTTTTCTGAAATGAAAATAGTAGAGTTTCCTTTTAGACTTTCAAAAACACCTGAAAAATCTTTATCTTCTACATTTTCCATTGCTTTTCTAAGAAGGGTGTTTTTAACAACTTTCATTGAAATTTCACCTTTGAAACAAGCTCTTCTTAGTTCTGAAGTCTGTTGTGCATTTAATCCATCAGTATCAGCTATATATAATACATTTGTACTTTCAAGTACTTCCTGTAATTCTTTAATTACCTCTGTTTTTTCTTGTTTTGTCATGTTTTGGTAAAATTAAAATTAGTTAATACCTTTAGGATCAATAGCAATACCCGGACTCATAGTAGAGGAAAGGTATATACTTTTCACATAAACTCCTTTTGCTGCCTGAGGTTTTAATTTTATTAAAGTAGAAATAATTTCTTGTGCATTCTCTTGAATATTTTTTGCATCGAAAGATACTTTACCTATTGCAGCATGTACAATTCCGTATTTATCTACTTTAAAATCTATTTTACCTGCTTTCACTTCTGAAATTGCTTTTCCTATTTCAGTGGTAACTGTTCCGGTTTTAGGATTGGGCATTAATCCACGTGGACCTAAAACTCTTCCTAAAGGACCTAATTTACCCATTACTTGAGGTTGAGTAACAATTACATCAACATCTGTCCATCCATCTTTTATTTTTTGTAGATAATCATCCAAACCTACATAATCAGCACCTGCGTTTTTAGCTTCTTCTTCCTTATCGGGAGTAACTAAAGCTAAAACGCGAGTTTCTTTACCTGTACCATGAGGTAAAGATACAACTCCACGCACCATTTGATTAGCCTTACGTGGATCTACTCCTAAACGTACAGCTATATCAACGGATGCATCAAATTTAGTATAATTAACTTCTTTAACTAAATTGGAAGCTTCCTCTAATGTATAAAGTTTTGATTTATCTACTTTAGCAACTACTGCTTTTTGTTTTTTCGTTAAAACTGCCATGATTCCTACAATTAATTATTAAAGGGATTTTGCCCAGTTACTCTAATACCCATAGATCTTGCTGTACCTGCAACCATGCTAACTGCTGATTCTATAGTAAAGCAATTTAAATCTACCATTTTATCTTCAGCAATTTGTTGTACTTGGCTCCAAGTAACGGATGCTACCTTATCTCTGTTTGGTTCGCCGGAACCTTTTTTAGCTTTAGAAGCTGCTAAAAGTTGAACGGTTACAGGAGGAGTTTTAACTACAAAGTCAAAAGATTTATCCTCATATACAGTAATGATAACCGGTAATACTTGTCCTTGCTTTTCTTGTGTTCGGGCATTAAATTGTTTACAAAACTCCATAATGTTAACCCCGGCAGCACCTAATGCAGGTCCTACTGGTGGTGAAGGATTTGCTTGACCTCCTTTCACCTGGAGTTTTACCATTTTAAAAATTTTTTTTGCCATTTTAATTTTTACTTAAAAATGTTTTATTTATATCTGTGGAAGCAGCCTATATTTTTTCTACTTGAGAGAAACTTAATTCAATGGGGGTTTTTCTTCCGAAAATCAACACCATCACATCTAATTTTCTTTTCTCTTCATTTATTTTTTCGATGGTTCCATTAAAACCATTAAATGGTCCATCAATAACTTTCACGGTTTCACCAAATACAAAAGGAATGTTTACGGTATCTTCAGATTCTGATAATTCATCCATTTTACCGAACATTCTACTCACTTCGCTTCGTCTCATTGGAAGTGGATCTCCTCCTTTAGTAGCACTTAAAAAACTAATTACGCCGGGTATATTCTTTATAGTGTGTGGTAATTCGCCAATTAAATTAGCTTCAACCATAACATATCCGGGATAATAGACTTTTTCTTTGCGAATTTTTTTTCCGTTTCTAATTTGTACTACTTTTTCCATAGGTACCACTACTTGGCCAAGATTTTTTTTAAGATGTTCGTATCTTAAAACTTCATTTTCAATATACATTTTCACCTTAGATTCTTGCCCACTGATCGTTTTCAGTACATACCATTTCATTTCATCCATCGCTTCCTAATATTAAGATTTTAATCCTATTAATATAGAATAAATATTCTGAAGCGCTTTAGCAAAAATCCAATCTACACCAAAGCAGAACATAGCCAAAATGATCGATGTAATCGCTACAACAGTTGTTGAGGATTGCAGATCGGACCATTTAGGCCACTCGACGTGATCTTTAAATTCTTCTATTGCGCCCTTTAAATACTTAATGAGTCCGTTCATTTATTATTATTTTGCGCGGGCGGAAAGATTCGAACTCACGACCTTTGGTTTTGGAGACCACTGCTCTACCAGCTGAGCTACACCCGCTTAAAAAAGAAAGAACTTTAAGTTCTTTCTTTTGTTATGATTTTATTTAAATTAATCTAAAATCTCAGTTACCTGACCTGCACCAACAGTTCTACCACCTTCACGGATAGCGAATCTTAAACCGTTGTTAAGTGCGATTGGTTGGTGTAATTCAACTGTAATAGTTAAGTTATCACCAGGCATTACCATTTCAGTTCCTTCCGGTAAAGTAATTGTACCGGTTACGTCAGTAGTTCTAACGTAGAATTGAGGACGGTAGTTATTGTGGAATGGAGTGTGACGTCCACCTTCTTCTTTAGTTAAGATATAAACCTCTGCTTTGAATTTTTTGTGAGGAGTGATTGAACCCGGTTTAGCGATAACCATACCACGACGGATATCAGTTTTTTCAATACCTCTTAATAATAATCCAACATTATCTCCGGCTTCACCTCTATCTAATATTTTTCTAAACATTTCAACTCCGGTTACAGTAGATGTTAATTTTTCATCTCCCATACCAACGATATCTACAGCTTCACCTGAGTTAATAACTCCGGCTTCAATACGTCCTGTAGCTACAGTTCCACGACCTGTAATAGAGAAAACGTCTTCGATTGGCATTAAGAATGGTTTATCTTGATCACGAACCGGTAAATCAATCCAGTTATCAACTGCTGCCATTAATTCATCAACAGTAGCAACCCATTTTGGATCTCCGTTAAGTGCACCTAAAGCAGAACCTTGGATAACAGGAGTGTTATCTCCGTCATAATCGTAAGAAGATAATAATTCTCTTACTTCCATTTCAACTAAGTCTAATAATTCAGGATCGTCAACCATATCCACTTTGTTCATGAATACAACGATTTTAGGTACGTTAACCTGACGACATAACAAGATGTGCTCTCTTGTTTGAGGCATAGGTCCATCAGTTGCAGCAACTACTAAAATAGCTCCGTCCATTTGAGCAGCACCGGTAACCATGTTTTTTACATAGTCAGCATGCCCCGGACAGTCAACGTGTGCATAGTGACGGTTTTCTGTTTGATATTCTACGTGTGCAGTATTGATTGTGATCCCTCTTTCTTTTTCTTCAGGAGCTGCATCAATTTGAGAGAAATCTCTTTTTTCTGCTAACCCTTTTTCTGCTAATACTTTTGTAATAGCAGCTGTTAAAGTCGTTTTTCCGTGGTCTACGTGACCGATTGTACCTATATTAAGATGTGGTTTGGTACGCTGAAAAGTTTCTTTTGCCATGATAAATATGTTTGTTTATATTTCCAAAAATGAGTGCAAATATACTCAATTTTTTTTAAATAACAATAGCTTATAAAAAATAAATACTTTTTTATAAACAACTGTTTTGTAAATATGTCTTTAAGAAAGTTTAGGCTTATTAATAAAATTTGTGATTGTATGTTTGGATAATTGAGAGCCAATGACGGGAATTGAACCCGTGACCTCGTCCTTACCAAGGAAGCGCTCTACCCCTGAGCTACATCGGCTGTTAAAAAATTGAGCGGAAGACGAGGGTCGAACTCGCGACATTCAGCTTGGAAGGCTGACGCTCTACCAACTGAGCTACTTCCGCTTATTTTTTGATTACCTTTGTAATTCGGTTGCAAAGGTAGAAATTTTTTTTGAATTACAAAATTTTTTTTTAATTTTTTTGTGGGGAGAGGAGGATTCGAACCTCCGAAGGTAAAAACCAACAGATTTACAGTCTGTCCTCGTTGGCCGCTTGAGTATCTCCCCTTCAAAAACGAGCCGGTAGAGGGATTCGAACCCACGACCCCGAGATTACAAATCACGTGCTCTGGCCAACTGAGCTATACCGGCATTAAATTTTTTATTTCAAAGAAAATATTTCGTTATTTTTCTAAGATCATTATCTTCGTCTAACGGATTGCAAAGGTAGATAAATTTTTAATATTTCCAAATTTTTATGAAAAAAAAATATGATTTTTTACCTACATTTTTTCTTTCCTTTTGAGTATCATCTTTTTAGCGGCTTCACAGGCTAAGTCAATACTTTCTTCAAATGTAGGGGACGTTTTTTTAGCTACTAATTCATCACCGGGAACTTCTAAAACGATTTCCGTAGTCTTATTTTCTTTATTTCCAACGTTTTCCAATTTTAGGAATATATTAGCATTGATTATTTTGTCGTAATATTGATCTAATTTTAAAACTTTTTTATTTAAAAATGCCAATAGGGTGTCTTGTGCATTAAAATTTACTGCTTGTACGTTAATTTTCATCTTTTTTATTTTTAAGCCCAAAAGGATGGGACCGGTTGAATACTTTTTTTAAATCTTCTATAGTATTATGAGTATAAACCTGTGTAGCTGCTAAACTACTGTGACCCAGTAATTCTTTTATGGAATTGATTTCGGCTCCGTTGTGTAAGAGATGACTTGCAAAGGTATGACGAAGCATATGCGGACTTTTTTTATCCTTAGTAGTTACCATGCTAACATATCTATGAATTAGGTTATATACATACTTTTCACTTAAAATTTTACCGTTTTTATTGGTAAATAAATATTCATAAGGTATACCAAAATTGATTTTATAGGCTAGAAATGCATTTATTTGCTCTGATAATTTTTGAGTTATAGGAATTAATCTTTCTTTATTTCTTTTTCCTGTAACTCTAATCGTCTGATTTTTTAAATCGATTGTTGAAGTTTTAAGTTGTAGAAGTTCCATTCTTCTGATACCTGTTTGATAAAATATCTCAAATATGAGATGGTTTCTAAGAGTTTCAAAGGAATCCGAATTATCTTTTCCTGCCTCACAAGAATTTATATAAGTTTCGATGGAATAAATTTCATCTTCAGTATAAGGAAGTAAAACTTTCTTCTTTTGTTTAAGATTTTTTAAGTGTAGGGTTGGACTTGTATCCAAATAACCAATTTTAAGCAAAAATTTAAAAAAGCTTCTTATAGAAGAAATTTTTCTATTGATGGAATTTTCCGATAGATTTTTATTGGATAGATGAATAATGAAATTCCTTAGTTGTTTGGCAGTAGCATGTTCTGCATCAGCAATGCTTTCAGATTCTAAAAGAAAGCTTTGAAGATCCAGCAAATCTCTTTCATAACTTTGTATGGTAAGAGAAGAGTAATGTTTCTCTAAGGTAAGGTATTCAAGAAATTTTTGTAACATATAAAAAGCCTACTTTTCAAAATTAAAAATAATTTCGAAAAATAGGCTAATATTTTATAGAAAAAGTTTCTTATGCTTCTTCTTGACTTTGCAATCTTTGTTTGTAAGCTGCTCTAATTACCTGTTGTCTTTTAGTAACAGAAGGCTTAATAAACTGTTGTCTTTTTCTTAATTCTTTAACAACACCGGTTTTATCGTATTTTCTTTTATATTTTTTTAGAGCTTTATCAATAGACTCTCCATCTTTTACTGGAATAATTAACATAATAACATCTCTTTTTTGTTCTTCATTTATTTTCGAAGTGCAAATATATGAAGATAATTTGCAAACGCAAATTTATTTTTAATATCAACGAAAGATTCGGTTGAATTATTAGAAAGATTTTGTTTTCCTTGATAGAGGTATATAATAGTTATAGGGTAATATCTCATTTTTTATAGTAAATTTGAACGTTGAATATAAATATCTAACCAAGTATATATATGAAATCTCAAGAAGATGTTTTAAAAAAGGTAGTTGCCCATGCCAAGGAATATGGGTTTGTTTTTCCTTCCAGTGAAGTTTATGACGGATTATCAGCCATTTACGATTACGGTCAAAATGGTGTTGAATTAAAAAATAATATTAAACAATATTGGTGGAAAGCAATGGTGCAGTTGAATGAAAATATTTTGGGATTGGATTCTGCTATATTTATGCATCCTACAATTTGGAAGGCTTCAGGGCATGTAGATGCGTTTAATGATCCGTTAATTGACAATAAAGACAGTAAAAAGAGATTTCGTGCGGATGTTTTAGTGGAAGATTTTGCGGAGAAGTTTGAAGATAAAGCAAAAAAAGAAATTGAAAAGGCAAGAAAACGATTTGGAGAAGCTTTTGATTTGGAACAGTTTGAGACTACTAATCCTAAAGTTTTAGAATATAGAAAGCAAAAAGCAGATATCTTACAAAGATTAGCTAAATCTTTGGAAACTAATTTAGCAGATACTAAAGCTTTAATCGAAGAACTGGAAATTGGTGATCCCGAAACAGGTTCTAAAAATTGGACAGAAGTTCGTCAGTTTAATTTAATGTTTGGGACAAAATTAGGCTCTACTGCTGATTCTGCTACCGATTTATATTTAAGACCTGAAACGGCACAAGGAATTTTTGTAAATTACCTAAATGTTCAAAAGACAGGAAGAAAAAAATTACCTTTTGGAATTGCACAAATTGGTAAAGCGTTTAGAAATGAAATTGTGGCAAGACAATTCATTTTTAGGATGAGAGAGTTTGAACAGATGGAAATGCAATTTTTTGTTCCTCCGGGCACAGAACTGTCTCATTTTAAAGAATGGAAAGAAAAACGTTTAAATTGGCATTTAGCTTTAGGATTGGGTAAAGATAACTATAGATTTCATGATCATGAAAAGTTAGCCCATTATGCAAACGCTGCCACTGATATTGAATTTAATTTTCCATTCGGATTTAAAGAATTGGAAGGTATCCATTCCAGAACTGATTTTGATTTATCGGCACATGAAAAATATTCCGGTAAAAAACTTCAATATTTCGATCCGGAACAAAATAAAAGTTATGTTCCTTATGTAGTGGAAACATCTATTGGATTAGACCGAATGTTTTTAGCTCTTTTATCTAAATGTTTAAAAGACGAAACATTGGAAGATGGCTCATCAAGAGTTGTTTTAAGTTTGCCTCCTGCTTTAGCGCCTAATAAAGTTGCTATATTTCCATTACTTAAAAAAGATGGATTGCCGGAATATGCAGAAAAGATTTTCAATGATTTGAAATTTGATTATAATGTAATGTATGAAGATAAAGATGCCATTGGTAAACGATATAGAAGACAAGATGCTATCGGTACTCCTTACTGTATTACCGTAGATCATGACACACTTTCCGATCATACTGTTACTATAAGAAACAGAGATACTATGAAACAGGAAAGAGTTTCAGTAGATTCCTTACGAACTATTTTAGGAGAGAATGTTGAATTAAAATCTCTTTTGAAGAAAATATAACAAAAATATGCTTCCGTTACTAACGGAGCATATACACTTATTCCTATCTTTACTAGTTACAATTATAAATTAATTTTATAATATAGGGAGATAGGAATATTTATTTATACGTATCTTATTCTTACTTATTAAATCACTAACATAAATTCGACGGATTTCATACATTTACAATTATGAAAGATTATAC is a window from the Apibacter sp. B3706 genome containing:
- the rplJ gene encoding 50S ribosomal protein L10, producing the protein MTKQEKTEVIKELQEVLESTNVLYIADTDGLNAQQTSELRRACFKGEISMKVVKNTLLRKAMENVEDKDFSGVFESLKGNSTIFISEKGNAPAKLIQNFRKKTEKPLLKAAWIDSAVFVGDAQLETLANLKSREELIGEIIGLLQSPIKNVVSALKSGGNTIAGLVKTLSEKEE
- the rplA gene encoding 50S ribosomal protein L1, with protein sequence MAVLTKKQKAVVAKVDKSKLYTLEEASNLVKEVNYTKFDASVDIAVRLGVDPRKANQMVRGVVSLPHGTGKETRVLALVTPDKEEEAKNAGADYVGLDDYLQKIKDGWTDVDVIVTQPQVMGKLGPLGRVLGPRGLMPNPKTGTVTTEIGKAISEVKAGKIDFKVDKYGIVHAAIGKVSFDAKNIQENAQEIISTLIKLKPQAAKGVYVKSIYLSSTMSPGIAIDPKGIN
- the rplK gene encoding 50S ribosomal protein L11, translating into MAKKIFKMVKLQVKGGQANPSPPVGPALGAAGVNIMEFCKQFNARTQEKQGQVLPVIITVYEDKSFDFVVKTPPVTVQLLAASKAKKGSGEPNRDKVASVTWSQVQQIAEDKMVDLNCFTIESAVSMVAGTARSMGIRVTGQNPFNN
- the nusG gene encoding transcription termination/antitermination protein NusG is translated as MDEMKWYVLKTISGQESKVKMYIENEVLRYEHLKKNLGQVVVPMEKVVQIRNGKKIRKEKVYYPGYVMVEANLIGELPHTIKNIPGVISFLSATKGGDPLPMRRSEVSRMFGKMDELSESEDTVNIPFVFGETVKVIDGPFNGFNGTIEKINEEKRKLDVMVLIFGRKTPIELSFSQVEKI
- the secE gene encoding preprotein translocase subunit SecE codes for the protein MNGLIKYLKGAIEEFKDHVEWPKWSDLQSSTTVVAITSIILAMFCFGVDWIFAKALQNIYSILIGLKS
- the tuf gene encoding elongation factor Tu, encoding MAKETFQRTKPHLNIGTIGHVDHGKTTLTAAITKVLAEKGLAEKRDFSQIDAAPEEKERGITINTAHVEYQTENRHYAHVDCPGHADYVKNMVTGAAQMDGAILVVAATDGPMPQTREHILLCRQVNVPKIVVFMNKVDMVDDPELLDLVEMEVRELLSSYDYDGDNTPVIQGSALGALNGDPKWVATVDELMAAVDNWIDLPVRDQDKPFLMPIEDVFSITGRGTVATGRIEAGVINSGEAVDIVGMGDEKLTSTVTGVEMFRKILDRGEAGDNVGLLLRGIEKTDIRRGMVIAKPGSITPHKKFKAEVYILTKEEGGRHTPFHNNYRPQFYVRTTDVTGTITLPEGTEMVMPGDNLTITVELHQPIALNNGLRFAIREGGRTVGAGQVTEILD
- the hpf gene encoding ribosome hibernation-promoting factor, HPF/YfiA family, whose translation is MKINVQAVNFNAQDTLLAFLNKKVLKLDQYYDKIINANIFLKLENVGNKENKTTEIVLEVPGDELVAKKTSPTFEESIDLACEAAKKMILKRKEKM
- a CDS encoding tyrosine-type recombinase/integrase; translated protein: MLQKFLEYLTLEKHYSSLTIQSYERDLLDLQSFLLESESIADAEHATAKQLRNFIIHLSNKNLSENSINRKISSIRSFFKFLLKIGYLDTSPTLHLKNLKQKKKVLLPYTEDEIYSIETYINSCEAGKDNSDSFETLRNHLIFEIFYQTGIRRMELLQLKTSTIDLKNQTIRVTGKRNKERLIPITQKLSEQINAFLAYKINFGIPYEYLFTNKNGKILSEKYVYNLIHRYVSMVTTKDKKSPHMLRHTFASHLLHNGAEINSIKELLGHSSLAATQVYTHNTIEDLKKVFNRSHPFGLKNKKDEN
- the rpsU gene encoding 30S ribosomal protein S21 translates to MLIIPVKDGESIDKALKKYKRKYDKTGVVKELRKRQQFIKPSVTKRQQVIRAAYKQRLQSQEEA
- a CDS encoding glycine--tRNA ligase, which codes for MKSQEDVLKKVVAHAKEYGFVFPSSEVYDGLSAIYDYGQNGVELKNNIKQYWWKAMVQLNENILGLDSAIFMHPTIWKASGHVDAFNDPLIDNKDSKKRFRADVLVEDFAEKFEDKAKKEIEKARKRFGEAFDLEQFETTNPKVLEYRKQKADILQRLAKSLETNLADTKALIEELEIGDPETGSKNWTEVRQFNLMFGTKLGSTADSATDLYLRPETAQGIFVNYLNVQKTGRKKLPFGIAQIGKAFRNEIVARQFIFRMREFEQMEMQFFVPPGTELSHFKEWKEKRLNWHLALGLGKDNYRFHDHEKLAHYANAATDIEFNFPFGFKELEGIHSRTDFDLSAHEKYSGKKLQYFDPEQNKSYVPYVVETSIGLDRMFLALLSKCLKDETLEDGSSRVVLSLPPALAPNKVAIFPLLKKDGLPEYAEKIFNDLKFDYNVMYEDKDAIGKRYRRQDAIGTPYCITVDHDTLSDHTVTIRNRDTMKQERVSVDSLRTILGENVELKSLLKKI